In one window of Macadamia integrifolia cultivar HAES 741 chromosome 2, SCU_Mint_v3, whole genome shotgun sequence DNA:
- the LOC122063607 gene encoding putative invertase inhibitor, with the protein MRQSFFSSPIFFFLAILFLAKVDADIVNETCQKASQVDKELQYDFCVAALGKDPKSHSADLQGLGIISMELMKEKATKIGSHIKEILNDTKSGPVFKRCIQSCDERYADVQLSTNHAIEAFKSKNYKEASSQVSATLTNAGTCEDVFAQTLDHLKSPLTAEYNDLFQLISIAGQISFVLT; encoded by the coding sequence ATGAGGCaatctttcttctcctcccctatcttcttctttcttgccATTCTATTTCTAGCCAAGGTTGATGCTGATATCGTCAATGAAACATGTCAAAAAGCTTCTCAGGTTGACAAGGAATTGCAGTATGACTTCTGTGTTGCGGCTCTTGGAAAAGATCCCAAGAGCCACAGTGCAGACCTCCAGGGGCTAGGGATCATCTCAATGGAATTGATGAAAGAGAAAGCAACAAAGATTGGTTCACACATTAAGGAGATCTTGAATGATACAAAATCCGGTCCAGTTTTTAAGCGTTGCATACAGAGTTGTGACGAGCGTTACGCCGACGTACAGCTTTCTACAAATCATGCAATTGAAGCCTTCAAATCTAAGAATTACAAGGAAGCTAGTAGCCAAGTGAGTGCCACGTTGACTAATGCTGGGACTTGTGAAGACGTGTTTGCGCAGACTCTCGATCACCTAAAATCTCCTTTGACAGCAGAGTATAATGATTTGTTTCAGTTGATTTCAATTGCTGGGCAAATTAGCTTTGTTTTGACATGA
- the LOC122088078 gene encoding pentatricopeptide repeat-containing protein At4g21705, mitochondrial-like produces MFPKRFSILSRLSSTLPPSSRRFPETLTSNAFAIRSLSSLGSLMSLGKSNVGVVTELDKWVEEGKKVKPVELKRIIRTLRSRGKDSNALEVSEWMYKSDIFKFSPSDHAVQLDLIGKVRGPDAAESYFNNISDKHKNEKTYGALLNCYVRKCMTDKSLSHIQTMKEKGYASTVLAYNDLMALYANLGQYEKVPDVLAEMKENGISPDNFSYRTCIISYGMRSDVNGMEKLLEEIRSQNNFEMDWKTYSVVAKYYLKAGLTDKAKDALKKLEDKLDKKQDAGYNYLISLYSSIGNKTEVLRFWELKKAACKKCLNKDYMAMLDALVKLGEMEEAKSLLKEWESCGNGYDFRVPNTVLIAFCERGLVEEAEALLEDIVTSGKTPKPNSWSILAAGYNDKEEMSKAAECMKKALSAYVGNVGWIPKPKLITSILGWLGDEGKVEDVETFVGLLKAVVPSDREMYHTLLKAYLREGKEVDGLLNSMKADGIYEDEETKHILRQS; encoded by the exons ATGTTTCCTAAGCGTTTCTCCATTTTGAGCCGATTGAGCTCAACGCTTCCTCCATCCAGTCGTCGATTCCCTGAAACTCTTACCAGCAATGCATTCGCCATCAGATCATTGTCCTCTTTAGGGTCTCTAATGTCATTGGGAAAGTCTAATGTAGGTGTTGTTACTGAGCTTGACAAATGGGTTGAAGAAGGTAAAAAGGTTAAGCCAGTCGAGCTCAAACGCATCATTCGTACTCTACGTAGTCGTGGGAAGGACTCGAACGCCCTCGAG GTTTCTGAATGGATGTATAAGAGCGATATTTTCAAGTTTTCACCAAGTGACCATGCAGTCCAATTAGATTTGATTGGCAAGGTTCGTGGACCTGATGCTGCTGAAAGTTATTTCAATAATATTAGTGACAAACACAAAAATGAGAAGACATATGGTGCTCTCCTGAATTGTTATGTAAGGAAATGCATGACGGATAAATCCTTATCCCATATTCAGACGATGAAGGAGAAGGGTTATGCATCAACTGTTCTCGCTTACAATGATCTCATGGCTCTCTATGCAAATCTTGGACAGTATGAGAAGGTCCCTGATGTATTGGctgagatgaaggagaatggtaTTTCTCCTGACAACTTCAGCTACAGAACCTGCATCATCTCATATGGAATGAGATCTGATGTCAATGGAATGGAGAAGCTTCTAGAAGAAATAAGGAGCCAAAACAACTTTGAAATGGACTGGAAGACATATTCTGTGGTTGCCAAATACTACTTAAAAGCAGGACTTACCGACAAGGCAAAAGATGCCTTGAAGAAATTGGAAGATAAGCTAGATAAGAAACAAGATGCTGGCTACAATTACCTGATCTCACTTTATTCGAGTATTGGAAATAAAACTGAGGTTCTGAGATTCTGGGAGCTCAAAAAAGCTGCTTGTAAGAAGTGTCTTAACAAGGATTATATGGCCATGCTGGATGCGCTGGTAAAGCTTGGGGAGATGGAAGAAGCCAAATCTTTGCTGAAGGAGTGGGAGTCGTGTGGCAACGGTTATGATTTCCGAGTGCCAAATACTGTCCTAATTGCGTTCTGTGAGAGAGGTCTGGTTGAAGAAGCTGAGGCATTGCTTGAAGACATAGTTACGAGTGGGAAGACTCCAAAACCGAACAGTTGGTCGATATTGGCAGCAGGATACAATGATAAGGAGGAGATGTCGAAGGCTGCGGAGTGCATGAAGAAGGCTCTGTCAGCATATGTGGGGAATGTAGGATGGATACCAAAGCCTAAGCTGATCACTAGTATATTGGGTTGGCTAGGTGATGAAGGCAAGGTAGAAGATGTCGAAACGTTCGTTGGCTTGTTAAAGGCTGTAGTCCCCAGTGACAGAGAGATGTATCATACCT